In Methanothermococcus thermolithotrophicus DSM 2095, one DNA window encodes the following:
- a CDS encoding acetolactate synthase large subunit, translating into MKGSEVMMKALEAENVKVLFGYPGGALLPFYDALYDSDFIHVLTRHEQAAAHAADGYARASGDVGVCIGTSGPGATNLVTGIATAHADSSPVVALTGQVPTKLIGNDAFQEIDALGLFMPITKHNFQIQKPEEIPETFRSAFEIAKTGRPGPVHIDLPKDTQELDVDLKKHPIPAKVNLIGFKPTKVGHPLQIKKAAELISIAERPVIIAGGGVNIAGATEELIKVAELAKIPVCTTLMGKGSFPEEHPLALGMVGMHGTKPANYCVAESDVLIAIGCRFSDRITGDLKSFAPYAKVIHIDVDPAEIGKNIKVDIPIVGDAKIILKDLLIHLMKKDIKAKVEWMEYINDLKKTSMPMMDYDDIPMKPQRIVKELMGALKEIDPELKNSIITTDVGQNQMWMAHYFKANAPRSFISSGGLGTMGFGFPSAIGAKIARPDANVISVSGDGGFLMNSQELATIKDYEIPVVVCIFDNRTLGMVYQWQNLYYGKRQCQVHLGESPDFVKLAESYGIKGRRITNPNEIKEAFKEAISSDEPYLLDFVIDPAEALSMVPPGGKLTNIIEPVKESPNIKSLCFSEMKKILMSSDEKK; encoded by the coding sequence ATGAAAGGATCAGAAGTTATGATGAAGGCACTTGAAGCAGAAAATGTTAAAGTTCTTTTTGGTTATCCGGGTGGAGCTCTCTTACCTTTTTATGATGCACTCTATGACTCCGACTTCATACATGTGCTAACAAGGCACGAACAGGCTGCAGCACATGCAGCAGACGGTTATGCAAGAGCTAGTGGTGATGTTGGGGTATGTATCGGTACATCAGGTCCAGGAGCTACTAATCTTGTAACAGGGATTGCAACAGCTCATGCAGATTCTTCCCCTGTTGTGGCACTAACCGGGCAAGTTCCAACAAAACTAATAGGAAATGATGCGTTCCAAGAGATAGATGCCCTCGGTCTTTTTATGCCGATAACTAAACACAATTTTCAGATTCAAAAACCTGAAGAAATACCTGAAACATTTAGATCAGCATTTGAAATAGCTAAAACCGGGAGGCCGGGGCCTGTCCATATAGACTTACCTAAGGATACTCAAGAACTAGATGTAGATTTAAAAAAGCATCCTATTCCAGCCAAGGTTAACTTAATAGGATTCAAACCAACAAAGGTAGGACACCCCCTCCAAATTAAAAAAGCTGCAGAGCTCATATCAATTGCAGAAAGACCTGTTATTATAGCCGGTGGTGGGGTAAATATTGCAGGTGCTACAGAGGAGCTCATAAAAGTTGCTGAACTTGCAAAAATTCCTGTGTGTACAACGTTAATGGGAAAAGGAAGTTTCCCAGAAGAACATCCTTTAGCTCTCGGTATGGTGGGAATGCACGGTACAAAGCCTGCAAACTACTGTGTAGCTGAAAGTGATGTTTTAATTGCCATAGGGTGTAGATTTTCAGATAGAATAACTGGAGATCTAAAATCATTCGCCCCATATGCAAAAGTAATTCATATAGATGTAGATCCTGCAGAAATCGGGAAAAACATAAAAGTTGATATTCCAATCGTAGGGGATGCAAAAATAATTTTAAAGGATTTGTTAATCCATTTAATGAAGAAGGATATAAAAGCAAAAGTAGAATGGATGGAATACATAAATGACCTGAAAAAAACTTCCATGCCAATGATGGATTATGACGACATTCCTATGAAACCACAGAGAATAGTAAAAGAATTGATGGGAGCTCTAAAGGAAATAGATCCAGAATTAAAGAACAGTATTATAACAACTGATGTTGGACAAAATCAAATGTGGATGGCCCATTATTTTAAGGCAAATGCTCCAAGGTCATTCATTTCATCCGGTGGATTAGGTACAATGGGCTTTGGGTTCCCGTCTGCGATTGGAGCTAAAATCGCAAGACCTGATGCAAATGTCATCTCCGTTAGTGGAGACGGTGGATTTTTAATGAATTCCCAAGAATTGGCTACAATTAAAGATTATGAAATCCCAGTTGTAGTATGTATATTTGATAATAGAACCCTTGGAATGGTTTACCAATGGCAAAACCTATACTATGGAAAGAGACAATGCCAAGTTCATCTTGGGGAAAGTCCTGACTTTGTTAAACTTGCAGAAAGCTACGGCATTAAAGGAAGAAGAATAACCAATCCAAATGAAATAAAAGAAGCATTTAAAGAGGCAATATCAAGTGATGAACCATATTTACTTGATTTTGTAATTGATCCAGCAGAAGCATTATCTATGGTTCCACCTGGAGGAAAGCTAACAAATATTATCGAACCAGTTAAGGAAAGTCCAAACATAAAGTCGTTATGTTTCAGTGAGATGAAAAAAATATTAATGTCTTCAGATGAAAAAAAATAA
- a CDS encoding secondary thiamine-phosphate synthase enzyme YjbQ → MLFEYSIKTNSREELIDITNFVVESIGKSKIQNGIAVVFTPHTTSAITINENADPSVKKDIIKFLNEKIPKNYNFSHMEGNSDAHIKSSLFGSSLTVIIKNGSILLGTWQGIYFCEFDGPRNRRFYVKVLEG, encoded by the coding sequence ATGCTTTTTGAATATTCAATTAAAACAAATTCAAGGGAAGAATTGATTGATATTACCAATTTTGTTGTTGAATCCATTGGAAAGTCCAAGATTCAGAACGGAATTGCAGTAGTATTTACACCCCACACCACATCGGCTATAACTATAAATGAAAATGCGGACCCCTCAGTAAAAAAAGATATAATTAAATTTTTAAATGAAAAAATACCAAAAAATTATAATTTTTCACATATGGAAGGAAATTCCGATGCACATATAAAAAGCAGTCTTTTTGGTTCCTCTTTAACCGTTATAATCAAAAATGGTTCAATTTTGTTAGGTACCTGGCAGGGAATCTATTTTTGCGAATTTGATGGTCCAAGAAATAGACGCTTTTATGTAAAAGTTTTAGAAGGATAG
- a CDS encoding MTH1187 family thiamine-binding protein, translating to MVVAEVTIVPLGKGASVSKYVKKAIEVFKKYDNLKVESNAMSTVLEGDLDIVLSAFKEAHREVLKDSDRVLSTLKIDERTDKENTIERKLKAIE from the coding sequence ATGGTAGTTGCAGAAGTTACAATAGTCCCACTTGGGAAAGGAGCAAGTGTCTCTAAGTATGTTAAAAAAGCTATTGAAGTATTTAAAAAATATGATAATTTAAAGGTAGAATCCAATGCTATGAGCACGGTTTTAGAAGGGGATTTAGATATTGTACTTAGTGCCTTTAAGGAAGCTCACAGAGAAGTTCTAAAAGATTCAGATAGAGTTTTAAGTACTTTGAAGATAGATGAAAGAACAGACAAGGAAAATACTATAGAAAGAAAGTTAAAAGCTATCGAATAA
- a CDS encoding LSM domain-containing protein, which yields MMDTQRPLDALGKSINTNVTVYLKDGKVVKGRLKAYDLHINLALENAKVEAEEEKEYQMLLIRGDNVLYISL from the coding sequence ATGATGGATACTCAAAGACCTTTAGATGCGTTAGGTAAATCAATAAACACAAACGTAACCGTCTATTTAAAAGACGGTAAAGTTGTTAAAGGAAGATTAAAAGCTTATGATTTACACATAAATTTAGCATTAGAAAATGCAAAAGTTGAAGCTGAAGAAGAAAAAGAATACCAAATGTTACTCATTAGGGGAGATAACGTACTCTACATTTCATTATAA
- the leuC gene encoding isopropylmalate/citramalate isomerase large subunit, giving the protein MGMTLAEKILARASGKKEASPGDIVMAKIETAMVHDITGPLTVNTLKKEGIETVWDREKIVIPFDHQIPADSINAAENHILMRKFVKEQKIKNFYDIREGVCHQVLPEKGHILPGTVVVGADSHTCTYGAFGAFATGIGSTDMAAVFATGELWFKVPETLYFNITGELKPYVMSKDIILRIIGEVGADGATYKAAQFGGETVKNLSIASRMTMSNMAIEMGGKAGLIEPDAKTVQFIKDAMAKHGTERPFEVIKGDEDAEYEEVFEIEVNDLEPVMACPHNVDNVKAVREVAGTPIDQVFIGSCTNGRLEDLRIAIEIIEKHGGISDDIRVVVTPASREVMLQAIEEGIIQKFYKYGCVVTNPSCSACMGALYGILGPGEVGVATSNRNFRGREGSLESEVYLASPATAAACAVKGEIVDPRDL; this is encoded by the coding sequence ATGGGAATGACTCTAGCTGAAAAAATACTTGCAAGAGCATCAGGTAAAAAGGAAGCATCCCCTGGAGATATAGTAATGGCAAAAATTGAAACTGCCATGGTTCATGACATAACTGGTCCTTTAACTGTAAACACTTTGAAAAAAGAAGGTATTGAAACAGTTTGGGATAGGGAAAAGATAGTAATACCATTTGACCACCAGATTCCTGCTGATAGTATAAATGCGGCTGAAAACCATATATTAATGAGAAAATTTGTAAAAGAACAAAAGATAAAGAACTTCTACGACATAAGAGAAGGTGTTTGCCACCAAGTTTTACCTGAAAAAGGACATATATTACCAGGAACCGTGGTAGTTGGTGCAGATAGTCATACCTGTACATACGGAGCATTTGGGGCATTTGCCACTGGAATAGGAAGTACAGACATGGCTGCAGTATTTGCAACCGGAGAATTATGGTTTAAAGTCCCTGAAACACTTTACTTCAACATTACCGGAGAATTAAAACCTTATGTAATGTCAAAAGATATTATCTTAAGAATAATCGGGGAAGTTGGGGCTGATGGTGCAACATATAAAGCTGCTCAGTTTGGTGGAGAAACAGTTAAAAATCTTTCAATAGCTTCAAGAATGACAATGTCAAACATGGCAATTGAAATGGGCGGTAAGGCTGGTTTAATCGAACCTGATGCAAAAACAGTTCAATTCATAAAAGACGCAATGGCAAAACACGGAACAGAAAGACCATTTGAAGTAATTAAAGGCGATGAAGACGCCGAATATGAAGAAGTATTTGAAATTGAAGTAAACGACTTAGAACCTGTGATGGCTTGTCCTCACAACGTAGATAATGTAAAGGCAGTTAGAGAAGTTGCAGGCACACCTATTGACCAGGTGTTCATTGGTTCATGTACAAACGGAAGATTGGAAGACTTGAGAATAGCAATTGAGATAATAGAAAAACACGGTGGAATATCAGACGATATAAGGGTAGTTGTAACACCTGCATCAAGAGAAGTTATGTTACAAGCTATAGAAGAAGGAATTATCCAAAAATTCTACAAATACGGCTGTGTTGTAACCAACCCATCATGTTCAGCTTGTATGGGAGCTCTGTATGGTATTTTAGGTCCTGGTGAAGTTGGTGTAGCAACATCCAACAGGAACTTCAGAGGAAGAGAAGGTTCCTTAGAATCTGAGGTTTATTTGGCATCCCCAGCTACTGCAGCAGCATGTGCAGTTAAAGGGGAAATTGTAGATCCAAGAGATTTATAA
- the purF gene encoding amidophosphoribosyltransferase, which produces MCGIFGIYSYEKNNVSKKIYYGLYALQHRGQEGAGIATSDGRGLCYHKGIGLVPDVFTNKELQNLYGHVGIGHVRYSTTGDSIIENCQPFVVNSSLGRIAIAHNGDIVNSSILKRELENKGHIFVSSTDSEVIAQLLVRELLKTEDIVEAIANISKELIGAYSLLIIYNKTLIAVRDPHGFKPLCMGKDEEKIYFSSESCALDVVDAKFVRDIKPGEIVIVDKNGINSYQLPNSSSKVSSCMFEYVYFARPDSVIDGISVYKVRRNIGKILAKEHPCDADIISPVPDSGITFALGYSEELNIPYYEGLIKNRYVGRTFILPTQEERDLAVRLKMNPVKSVLDGKKVVLIDDSIVRGTTSRRIVNMVRKAGAKEVHLRIGSPKIMSPCFYGIDMPTREELIANSKDTEEIARHINADSVGYLSIEGLIKAIGRKNLCLACLSGEYPTDVSCKLKN; this is translated from the coding sequence ATGTGTGGAATATTCGGGATTTACTCTTACGAAAAGAATAATGTGTCTAAAAAGATATACTACGGCCTCTATGCTTTGCAACACAGAGGGCAAGAAGGAGCAGGAATAGCTACAAGCGATGGAAGGGGACTTTGCTACCACAAAGGTATAGGTCTTGTCCCTGATGTTTTTACAAACAAGGAGCTCCAGAATCTCTACGGCCATGTTGGTATTGGTCACGTTAGATACTCCACTACCGGAGATAGCATAATTGAAAACTGTCAGCCATTCGTTGTTAATAGCTCTTTGGGAAGAATTGCAATAGCCCATAATGGTGACATTGTAAATTCATCTATTTTAAAAAGAGAGTTGGAAAACAAAGGTCATATATTTGTTTCTTCAACCGATTCCGAAGTTATAGCACAGTTACTCGTTAGAGAACTTTTGAAAACTGAAGACATTGTTGAAGCAATCGCCAATATTTCAAAGGAATTAATTGGTGCATATTCTTTACTGATAATTTACAACAAAACATTAATTGCAGTTAGAGATCCTCATGGATTCAAGCCTCTCTGCATGGGAAAAGACGAGGAAAAAATATACTTTTCCTCTGAGAGCTGCGCATTGGATGTAGTTGATGCCAAATTTGTAAGAGATATTAAACCTGGGGAAATAGTGATTGTGGATAAAAATGGAATAAACTCTTATCAACTACCAAACTCTAGTTCAAAAGTATCCTCATGCATGTTTGAATACGTCTATTTTGCAAGACCTGATTCTGTAATTGATGGAATTAGTGTTTATAAGGTCAGGAGAAATATTGGAAAAATACTTGCAAAAGAACACCCGTGTGATGCAGATATTATTTCGCCTGTTCCTGATTCTGGAATTACCTTTGCTCTCGGATATTCTGAAGAATTGAATATTCCATATTATGAAGGATTAATTAAAAACCGGTACGTTGGAAGAACGTTCATACTTCCTACACAGGAGGAAAGGGATTTAGCAGTTAGATTAAAGATGAATCCTGTTAAGTCAGTATTGGATGGTAAAAAAGTAGTTTTAATTGATGATAGTATTGTAAGAGGTACTACATCAAGAAGAATAGTAAACATGGTGAGAAAGGCGGGAGCAAAAGAAGTTCATTTAAGAATAGGTTCTCCAAAGATAATGTCCCCTTGCTTCTATGGAATTGACATGCCTACGAGGGAGGAATTAATAGCAAATTCAAAGGACACGGAAGAAATAGCCCGCCATATAAATGCAGATTCTGTAGGGTATTTAAGTATTGAAGGTCTTATAAAAGCAATAGGTAGGAAGAATTTATGTTTAGCTTGTTTATCGGGAGAATACCCAACTGATGTGTCTTGTAAGCTAAAAAATTAA
- the prf1 gene encoding peptide chain release factor aRF-1, with product MGENSSTDVYLFKKALKELRDKKGKGTELISLYIPAGRRLSDVSQYLKEELSQSSNIKSKTTKKNVQSAIEVILQRLKLLKEPLEKGVIIFAGMIPRGGPGTEKMEVYVLEPPEPVKTFIYKCDSQFYTEPLEGFIQDKDVYGVILIDRNEATLGIVRGKDIQITKKLTSGVPGKFKAGGQSARRLERLIDDAAHQFMVRVGEYANEGLLPILEEKKLRGILVGGPGNTKNEFVEKDYLHHELKKKVIDTFDLCYTEEFGIRELLDKASDLLRDMELMKEKEVVQRFFKELIKEDGGLAAYGEKEVMKYLLIGAVDVLIVTEDINMTRVTVKCNNCDYTEEINVKTDELSKFEEELKTKTCPTCEGMLYIEDTKDIIEYLSELCKESNTELRVISTDTEEGSQISKAFRGMAAILRYRLD from the coding sequence ATGGGTGAAAATTCATCAACGGATGTATATCTGTTTAAAAAGGCACTTAAGGAACTCAGAGATAAAAAAGGAAAAGGTACAGAGCTCATTAGTTTATACATTCCAGCAGGAAGGAGACTCTCAGACGTTTCCCAGTATTTAAAGGAAGAGCTGTCACAATCCTCAAACATTAAAAGTAAAACTACAAAGAAAAACGTTCAATCAGCAATTGAGGTTATACTACAAAGATTAAAGCTTTTAAAAGAACCTCTTGAAAAAGGAGTCATCATATTTGCAGGAATGATTCCTAGGGGAGGTCCAGGAACAGAAAAAATGGAAGTTTATGTATTGGAGCCTCCTGAACCTGTAAAAACTTTCATATACAAATGTGATTCTCAGTTCTATACAGAACCTTTAGAAGGCTTTATTCAAGATAAAGACGTTTACGGGGTTATTCTAATAGATAGGAATGAAGCTACGTTGGGTATAGTTAGAGGAAAGGATATTCAAATTACTAAAAAATTGACCAGTGGAGTTCCTGGAAAGTTCAAAGCTGGTGGTCAGTCTGCAAGAAGGTTAGAGAGATTAATTGACGATGCTGCACACCAATTTATGGTCAGAGTAGGAGAATATGCAAACGAAGGACTTTTACCTATTTTAGAAGAGAAAAAACTAAGAGGTATATTGGTTGGAGGTCCTGGAAACACCAAAAACGAATTCGTTGAAAAAGACTATCTACATCATGAATTGAAAAAGAAGGTTATAGATACTTTTGACCTATGCTATACCGAAGAATTTGGTATCAGAGAATTGCTTGATAAAGCATCCGACCTTCTAAGAGATATGGAATTAATGAAAGAAAAAGAAGTCGTCCAAAGATTCTTCAAGGAACTAATAAAGGAAGATGGGGGACTTGCAGCCTATGGTGAAAAAGAGGTTATGAAATATCTCTTGATAGGAGCTGTCGATGTTCTCATAGTTACCGAAGATATAAACATGACAAGGGTAACTGTAAAATGTAATAACTGTGACTATACTGAAGAAATCAACGTAAAGACTGATGAGTTGTCAAAGTTTGAAGAGGAGCTGAAGACAAAAACCTGTCCAACATGTGAAGGTATGCTCTATATTGAAGATACCAAAGATATTATAGAATATTTATCAGAACTATGTAAAGAAAGTAACACTGAATTAAGAGTTATTTCCACAGATACAGAAGAAGGTAGCCAGATTTCAAAGGCTTTTAGAGGTATGGCTGCAATATTAAGATATAGATTGGATTAA
- the comC gene encoding L-sulfolactate dehydrogenase yields the protein MRITPEKEKKLIMDILKKHGINEKDAEITANIYVEADLKGFTSHGIGRFPQTVIGLEIGNINPNPDIKILKESPAVATIDGDMGLGYVIGTKSMELAIEKAKNVGIGAVATVNANHFGITGHYSEMALKHDLIGIVITNTEPAMAPFGGKAKILGTNPIAIAVKGKKHTYSLDMATASVARGKLLEAKRVGKEIPPNCAVDKEGNITTDPVKALEGCILPFGGPKGYGLALAIEILSALGGAEMGTNVKGTANPNERCTKGDLFIAIDPEFFGDKEEFMEKVDKLIDEIKSSEPAKGFANVLIPGDIERMNMEKRKEGFEIDTELYTKLKEICEKNGLDISEYVE from the coding sequence TTGAGAATTACACCTGAAAAAGAAAAGAAATTAATCATGGATATATTAAAAAAACATGGTATCAACGAGAAAGATGCAGAAATAACTGCGAACATATATGTTGAAGCAGATTTAAAAGGGTTTACATCACATGGAATTGGGAGGTTCCCTCAAACTGTCATAGGTCTTGAAATAGGCAATATAAATCCAAATCCCGATATAAAAATATTAAAAGAAAGTCCTGCTGTTGCCACAATAGATGGCGATATGGGATTAGGTTATGTTATAGGAACAAAATCAATGGAGCTCGCTATTGAAAAGGCAAAAAATGTAGGTATTGGTGCAGTTGCTACAGTTAACGCAAATCACTTTGGAATCACAGGACATTATTCAGAAATGGCGTTAAAACATGATTTAATTGGGATTGTTATTACCAACACCGAACCTGCAATGGCTCCTTTTGGAGGGAAGGCCAAAATATTGGGTACAAATCCGATAGCAATTGCAGTTAAAGGAAAAAAACACACTTATTCATTGGATATGGCTACTGCCTCAGTGGCAAGGGGAAAATTGCTTGAAGCTAAGAGGGTTGGAAAAGAAATTCCTCCAAACTGTGCAGTTGATAAAGAAGGAAACATAACAACTGATCCAGTAAAGGCATTAGAAGGCTGCATATTGCCTTTTGGTGGGCCTAAAGGATATGGTCTTGCCCTTGCAATTGAGATCCTTTCAGCACTTGGAGGAGCTGAAATGGGAACAAACGTTAAAGGAACGGCAAACCCTAACGAAAGATGCACAAAAGGCGACTTGTTTATTGCAATAGATCCAGAGTTCTTTGGAGATAAGGAAGAGTTCATGGAAAAAGTGGACAAATTAATAGATGAAATAAAGAGCTCCGAACCTGCCAAAGGATTTGCCAATGTTTTGATTCCAGGGGATATTGAGAGGATGAATATGGAAAAAAGAAAAGAAGGTTTTGAGATAGATACTGAGCTCTACACTAAATTAAAGGAAATCTGTGAGAAAAATGGATTAGATATTAGTGAGTATGTGGAATAA
- a CDS encoding carbamoyltransferase C-terminal domain-containing protein, giving the protein MILGIHDGHNASASLIDSNGIKYAISEERFTRKKNQRGFPKNSIEYILNSLENTGSNENSNIDLITVGGVFRKGGRLKDLKRFQEKIQVPMLYFNHHLCHASLYQLSEFKECLSITIDGGGDGFSSTVSIGTKKGLEIIAQSDLIDSVGDFYASITELLGFKPMEDEGKVMSLSGYDCEGVTYDYDLKILDYNEKTKSFKNYLGTVGYEATKALKRIFNYSGSWDEKVSISKFAQKTLEDTVLKLIKSLVHETGIENIVFSGGVAQNVKLNKVIRENVGEIFIPPFMGDEGLSIGSSLLLDNAKFNKSNIILKDTYLGYEIKNEDITINSTGLNNNLNYKITYLEEEEIPEVVGDLITSNKIVCVCRGRMEFGPRALGNRSILALPTKENAIKIGKMLKRDLFMPFAPTILYDYVNDYLENPSYSPFMTMLFDVKENKEKMSNINDISGVVHKDNTTRPQTLKKDFNSTYYGVISHVYESKDIPMVLNTSFNLHGEPIVCNEKDAIRSFKKVGDALLLGNYLIEKN; this is encoded by the coding sequence ATGATTTTAGGGATTCACGACGGACACAATGCAAGTGCTTCATTAATTGACAGTAATGGGATAAAGTACGCCATAAGCGAAGAGAGATTTACAAGAAAAAAAAATCAACGGGGTTTTCCAAAAAACAGTATAGAGTATATTTTGAACAGTTTGGAAAATACTGGAAGTAATGAGAACAGTAACATTGATTTAATAACCGTAGGGGGAGTATTTAGGAAAGGGGGTAGGTTAAAGGATTTAAAAAGATTTCAGGAAAAAATCCAAGTTCCAATGCTCTACTTTAATCACCATCTTTGCCATGCATCTCTTTATCAACTTTCTGAGTTTAAAGAGTGTTTGTCAATAACAATAGACGGAGGGGGAGATGGATTTTCTTCAACAGTTTCAATTGGAACTAAAAAAGGTCTTGAAATTATTGCTCAAAGTGATTTAATTGATTCAGTGGGGGACTTCTATGCCTCAATAACAGAACTTTTGGGTTTTAAGCCAATGGAAGATGAAGGAAAAGTTATGAGCCTTTCAGGATATGATTGTGAGGGTGTAACCTACGACTACGATTTAAAAATTTTAGATTACAATGAAAAAACAAAATCCTTTAAGAATTATTTAGGTACCGTAGGTTATGAAGCTACAAAGGCTTTAAAGAGAATTTTCAATTATTCTGGTTCTTGGGATGAAAAAGTTTCAATATCTAAGTTTGCCCAAAAAACCTTGGAAGATACTGTTTTAAAATTAATAAAAAGCCTTGTTCATGAGACAGGTATTGAAAATATTGTTTTTAGTGGGGGAGTTGCACAGAATGTCAAACTCAACAAAGTAATAAGGGAAAACGTTGGGGAGATTTTTATACCTCCGTTTATGGGGGATGAAGGTTTATCAATAGGTTCTTCGCTCTTACTAGATAATGCAAAATTTAATAAGTCAAATATAATTTTAAAAGACACCTACTTAGGGTATGAAATAAAAAACGAAGATATTACCATCAACAGTACTGGCCTGAACAATAACTTGAATTACAAAATAACATATCTTGAGGAAGAAGAAATCCCTGAAGTTGTTGGAGATTTAATAACTTCAAATAAAATAGTATGTGTTTGCAGAGGTAGGATGGAGTTTGGACCTAGAGCTCTAGGAAATAGGAGTATATTGGCATTACCTACAAAAGAAAATGCTATAAAAATTGGAAAAATGTTAAAAAGGGATTTATTTATGCCATTTGCCCCTACGATTCTCTACGATTATGTGAATGACTACTTAGAAAATCCTTCTTACAGTCCATTTATGACTATGTTGTTCGATGTTAAAGAAAATAAAGAAAAGATGAGTAATATAAACGATATATCCGGGGTAGTTCACAAAGACAACACTACAAGACCTCAAACCTTAAAGAAAGATTTCAATAGTACTTACTACGGAGTAATAAGCCATGTCTATGAGTCCAAGGATATTCCTATGGTTTTAAACACCAGCTTTAACTTACACGGTGAGCCAATAGTTTGTAATGAAAAAGATGCCATTAGGTCGTTTAAAAAAGTAGGGGACGCCCTTTTATTGGGTAATTATTTGATAGAAAAAAATTAA
- the endA gene encoding tRNA-intron lyase produces MAKKQIIGKLSDERVLVFDRDGISKLHSKRYGELNDNFLSLSLVEALYVVSKNWLRVKDKRNKFLSFEELYDYAHQIEEKLCIRYLVYKDLRNRGYTVKTGLKYGSDFRLYERSNIDEVHSTYLVKVFSEEKPCDISEITGFVRVAHSVRKKLIVAIVDADGDVVYYNMSYLKP; encoded by the coding sequence ATGGCTAAAAAACAGATCATCGGTAAACTTTCAGATGAAAGAGTTTTGGTTTTTGATAGAGATGGAATCTCAAAATTGCATTCAAAGCGATATGGGGAGTTAAATGATAATTTTCTATCATTATCTCTTGTAGAAGCATTGTATGTTGTGTCAAAAAATTGGCTTAGAGTGAAGGATAAAAGAAATAAGTTCTTATCCTTTGAGGAACTATATGATTATGCACATCAAATAGAAGAGAAGTTGTGCATTAGGTATTTAGTATATAAAGACCTTAGAAATAGAGGCTATACTGTAAAAACTGGATTAAAATATGGTTCAGATTTCAGACTATATGAAAGGAGCAATATTGATGAAGTTCACTCTACATATTTGGTTAAGGTTTTTTCAGAGGAAAAACCCTGTGACATTTCAGAAATTACGGGATTTGTAAGAGTTGCCCATTCAGTAAGGAAAAAATTAATAGTGGCAATCGTTGATGCTGATGGAGATGTTGTCTATTACAACATGAGTTATTTAAAACCATGA
- a CDS encoding 50S ribosomal protein L37e, which produces MSKGTPSQGKHNKGSNHIICRRCGRRSYHVRKKVCAACGFGASKRMKRFAWQWKKVNGQRLK; this is translated from the coding sequence ATGAGTAAAGGTACACCTTCACAAGGTAAACACAACAAAGGTTCAAACCACATAATATGTAGAAGATGCGGAAGAAGATCATACCACGTAAGAAAAAAAGTATGCGCAGCATGTGGATTTGGTGCAAGTAAAAGAATGAAAAGATTCGCTTGGCAATGGAAAAAAGTGAATGGACAAAGATTAAAATAA